The proteins below come from a single Mya arenaria isolate MELC-2E11 chromosome 6, ASM2691426v1 genomic window:
- the LOC128237697 gene encoding uncharacterized protein LOC128237697, which yields MVYCYAFGCTHRTGGRQACGLYRLPTNDKDRKKWINRCTRADRPYNSNDRICSCHFVDGKKENGPTIFSFSKDVEEAVEPEIDVPDTVTGSNHDHSYIKQPLSEMDDMEGSTACSKSVPQLEEQIAELENEIKTLKLSKPRLTLQDIIHDTNKMLLYTSFPTDVFQVLASMVQRMAPFNYYAGWTVTCFSIQDQLLMALMKLRLNCKDLDLAVRFNTSRATVSNVINTYISVLHEILHDGVLKAVGVPSQLKCKGSMPKSFENFTSARIAIDATEIIQDVPSDMNSQSLSYSSYKSRHTVKAVTCVAPNGALVYSSDLYPGSTSDAAIVEHCHVLDQLQPGDLILADKGFNIFDKLPAGVSLNIPPFLSSKGHFTKEEAELCFKIGRSRIHVERAPLLKEIADKYEILE from the exons ATGGTGTATTGTTATGCTTTTGGCTGTACGCATCGCACAGGGGGCAGACAGGCTTGTGGACTCTACAGGCTTCCGACTAATGACAAGGACAGAAAGAAATGGATTAACAGATGCAC AAGGGCAGACAGGCCATATAACAGCAACGACCGGATAtgtagctgtcattttgttgatGGGAAGAAGGAGAATGGTCCAACCATTTTCAGCTTCAGTAAAGAT GTGGAAGAGGCTGTGGAACCAGAAATTGACGTCCCTGATACAGTCACTGGCAGCAACCATGACCATAGCTACATAAAGCAGCCATTGTCAGAAATGGATGATATGGAAGGTTCTACAGCGTGTTCAAAATCTG TTCCACAGCTGGAGGAGCAGATTGCAGAGTTAGAGAATGAAATCAAAACTCTTAAACTGTCGAAACCAAGACTGACGCTGCAAGATATAATTCATGATACAAATAAA ATGCTGTTGTACACGTCATTCCCAACAGATGTTTTTCAAGTGCTGGCGAGCATGGTTCAGAGGATGGCCCCATTCAACTATTATGCTGGTTGGACAGTCACATGCTTTAGCATTCAGGATCAACTTCTGATGGCTTTGATGAAACTAAGGTTGAATTGTAAGGACCTAGATTTAGCTGTCCGGTTCAATACCAGCAGGGCAACTGTGTCTAACGTTATAAACACCTACATATCTGTATTGCATGAAATACTACATGATGGTGTTTTAAAGGCAGTAGGAGTTCCAAGCCAGCTGAAATGCAAAGGCTCCATgccaaaatcatttgaaaatttcACCTCTGCTAGAATCGCTATTGATGCTACAGAAATCATACAAGATGTGCCATCAGATATGAACAGTCAGTCGCTGTCTTATAGCAGCTACAAAAGCAGACACACTGTGAAGGCTGTAACCTGTGTTGCTCCAAATGGTGCACTTGTTTACAGTTCAGATTTATACCCAGGTTCCACATCCGATGCTGCAATTGTCGAACATTGTCATGTTCTAGACCAGCTTCAGCCTGGAGATCTAATTCTAGCAGACAAAggatttaatatatttgataaacttccagctggtgtttcattaaatATTCCACCATTTTTATCCAGTAAAGGACATTTTACTAAGGAAGAGGCTGAATTGTGTTTCAAAATAGGGAGAAGTAGAATCCATGTTGAAAGA GCACCATTATTGAAGGAAATTGCTGATAAATATGAGATTTTGGAGTGA
- the LOC128237696 gene encoding uncharacterized protein LOC128237696: MSFSSGRPDVWSRQCHSELWTISGTSHVALQGRGPWYKNASKKDIKCSWLKHPKSAPPKTTVTMTDLYPPRQQEYRALKRTVTADDRSFLYNCLGQLGRFTALHWILLEEPKPPQLPLPLIEDVLVSPGYLSSQDPSTYFRRSLVLSQQKITQIAFMTTGQRENSLWAAARKLRFTASNFGQIIAASKRNRLCASLKKRLLSAYNLQKRAPIQWGITQEKNRLDAYCRTGGVTLVQTGNWLHESGILGASPDGFVQGDYCGRVHLQDKEQPVMSPDIIEVKCPFSAKDMTITEACHSNKDFYLDLSPDGRMCLKRSHDYWHQIQGQLHISGTQCCDLVVWTTKDMEIVRILKDNSWAINMSSMIDFYMLTFLPSLK; the protein is encoded by the exons ATGTCCTTCTCCTCCGGGCGACCAGATGTCTGGTCACGCCAATGTCACTCAGAACTCTGGACAATCTCAGGGACATCACATGTTGCCCTTCAGGGTCGCGGTCCATG GTACAAGAACGCTAGCAAAAAAGATATCAAATGCAGTTGGCTCAAACATCCGAAGTCAGCACCTCCAAAGACTACAGTTACAATGACTGACTTATATCCCCCAAGGCAACAAGAGTACAG GGCTCTTAAGAGGACTGTCACAGCAGACGACAGATCATTTCTATATAACTGCCTAGGGCAGTTAGGGCGTTTCACAG CTTTACACTGGATTCTGTTGGAGGAACCCAAGCCGCCACAACTTCCATTACCACTGATTGAAGATGTGTTAGTAAGCCCAGGGTACCTTTCATCACAAGATCCAAGCACATATTTTAGGCGATCACTTGTTCTGTCCCAGCAGAAGATAACCCAGATAGCCTTCATGACAACCGGGCAGAGGGAAAACTCCCTTTGGGCAGCCGCCAGAAAGCTCCGATTCACTGCCTCCAACTTTGGACAAATAATTGCTGCTTCCAAACGCAATCG ATTATGTGCATCCCTGAAGAAACGGCTACTGAGCGCCTACAATCTTCAGAAGAGGGCGCCTATCCAGTGGGGAATAACTCAGGAGAAAAATAGGTTAGATGCATATTGCAGAACTGGAGGGGTGACATTGGTACAAActg GCAATTGGCTTCATGAATCAGGCATCCTTGGGGCTTCACCTGACGGGTTTGTTCAAGGCGATTATTGTGGCCGCGTTCACCTCCAAGATAAGGAACAGCCAGTAATGTCACCAGACATCATCGAGGTGAAGTGCCCTTTCTCTGCCAAGGACATGACTATTACGGAGGCATGTCATTCAAACAAAGACTTCTACCTAG accTATCTCCAGATGGCAGGATGTGCTTGAAACGCTCACATGACTACTGGCACCAAATTCAGGGACAGCTTCATATTTCTGGCACTCAGTGTTGTGATTTGGTTGTTTGGACAACGAAAGACATGGAAATTGTTAGAATATTAAAAGACAATTCTTGGGCAATTAATATGTCTTCTATGATTGATTTTtacatgttgacatttttaccATCTCTTAAATGA